A single window of Fervidicoccus fontis Kam940 DNA harbors:
- a CDS encoding FprA family A-type flavoprotein has protein sequence MVNLLNFKPIKLTEGIYWVGVKDWSRKIFDAFAPLERGTSYNSYLVKGSTSVALIDTVESDFQSEFFEKLESVVNIKDIKYVIMNHAEPDHSGSIPVVMEKASDAKLVTTAFGAKLAKVFYHVPDERIKIVRDGDIIDLGGRTLKFIEAPMLHWPETMFTYLVEDGVLFSCDFFSAHLAEGIWDDDVSDIIEFSKEYWATIMMPFRTNAISALKKISNLKIKMIAPSHGPIIRHPEKILEKYNEWTEGKTDKKVLILYVSMYKHTESIARLLESEFFNRGINVKLYDLVQANLSEVSKNMADSSAIVLAVPTIIGSIHPIPFNYLYLLKLLKPPIKYAGVIITFGWGTSADKQIEELLKDSKIEILDTIKVNVNLSEDNKKQILSLVEKIEAKLRT, from the coding sequence GTGGTAAATTTGTTGAATTTTAAGCCAATTAAGCTTACCGAAGGGATATACTGGGTCGGGGTTAAAGATTGGAGCAGAAAAATATTTGACGCATTTGCTCCACTAGAGAGGGGCACCAGCTACAACTCCTATTTAGTAAAAGGAAGCACATCTGTTGCTCTTATTGACACCGTTGAATCAGATTTTCAAAGCGAATTCTTTGAAAAGCTTGAGAGTGTTGTTAATATTAAGGACATAAAATACGTCATTATGAATCATGCTGAACCGGATCATTCAGGTTCTATACCTGTCGTAATGGAAAAGGCTTCTGATGCTAAGCTTGTGACGACGGCATTTGGCGCAAAGCTAGCAAAAGTCTTTTATCATGTTCCAGATGAAAGAATCAAGATAGTAAGAGATGGTGATATAATAGATTTAGGAGGAAGAACGCTGAAATTTATTGAAGCGCCTATGCTTCACTGGCCTGAAACTATGTTTACTTACCTTGTTGAGGACGGCGTACTTTTTTCATGCGACTTCTTCAGCGCTCATTTAGCAGAAGGAATCTGGGATGATGATGTCAGCGATATCATTGAATTCTCAAAGGAATATTGGGCTACAATAATGATGCCTTTTAGAACGAACGCTATCTCCGCGCTCAAAAAGATTTCAAACCTAAAAATAAAAATGATAGCCCCGTCTCATGGACCGATTATTCGGCACCCAGAAAAAATTTTGGAAAAATATAATGAATGGACAGAAGGGAAAACAGATAAGAAAGTTTTGATTCTCTATGTTAGCATGTACAAACATACGGAAAGCATTGCGAGATTGCTAGAAAGTGAATTTTTTAACAGGGGGATTAATGTTAAACTGTATGACTTAGTTCAAGCTAACTTAAGCGAAGTTTCAAAGAACATGGCTGATTCCAGCGCGATAGTCCTAGCTGTTCCGACAATAATTGGTAGCATTCATCCAATACCTTTTAATTATCTTTATCTTTTAAAGCTTTTGAAGCCTCCGATAAAATATGCAGGAGTAATAATAACGTTTGGATGGGGGACAAGCGCTGATAAACAAATTGAAGAGCTCTTAAAAGATAGCAAAATCGAAATACTTGACACAATCAAAGTTAACGTGAATCTTTCTGAGGATAATAAAAAGCAAATTCTTAGTTTGGTCGAAAAAATTGAGGCAAAACTGAGAACTTAA
- a CDS encoding stage II sporulation protein M, translating to MSLKKLMALMIFLFLIGGILGYLIVLSGQSDLISQLIGGVGEKAKTINFKPFSPSSVLAIFVNNLTVSLISILSGLTVVIPSFIVLANGIITGLVVGLLTQEGLSVFSGILSLMPHGIFELTAIFLSAAYGTSLGVNFWKFMFRRENNFFDVLKKMPKYVLNIVILLLIAAVIEVFISPLVLQFLLNSKTPVPI from the coding sequence TTGTCTTTAAAGAAGCTTATGGCATTAATGATTTTCCTGTTTTTAATTGGCGGTATATTAGGATATTTAATTGTACTGAGCGGTCAGAGCGATCTGATATCGCAGTTAATAGGAGGAGTTGGAGAAAAGGCGAAAACAATAAACTTTAAGCCATTTTCACCTTCATCTGTTCTTGCAATTTTTGTTAACAACTTAACCGTTTCTCTAATTTCAATCTTAAGCGGTTTGACAGTTGTAATTCCCTCTTTCATAGTACTGGCTAATGGTATAATTACCGGACTGGTTGTCGGGCTTTTAACTCAGGAAGGGTTGAGTGTTTTTTCTGGCATATTATCATTAATGCCGCACGGTATTTTTGAGCTTACGGCAATTTTTCTTTCAGCAGCTTACGGCACTTCTCTTGGAGTAAACTTTTGGAAGTTTATGTTTAGAAGAGAAAACAACTTTTTCGATGTATTAAAAAAGATGCCGAAGTACGTGCTGAATATTGTTATACTGCTACTTATAGCAGCAGTTATAGAGGTTTTCATATCTCCTTTAGTTCTGCAGTTCCTCTTGAACAGCAAGACGCCTGTTCCTATATGA
- a CDS encoding mechanosensitive ion channel family protein, producing MSSFYDILFSVVIAVIIILVGYLIGRLMKYLIEASLKRTGFDNWLKKFTIGRALDKAGYSASEFFALVTSWFLYAFFILLGFEYIFINLNLGYFSSLILTIMKVYLWGLAKVIIIVIPGFILVDSFVGYIYSTSEIREEEIILSPIAEYLRILLYIVIVIFALDRSGMEVQVLESAMSPIIWGLTAVMIIVSVSIIISRMFKSNKSS from the coding sequence TTGAGCAGCTTTTATGATATTCTTTTTTCTGTAGTGATTGCAGTAATTATCATACTAGTAGGTTACCTCATTGGAAGATTAATGAAATATCTCATTGAAGCATCTTTAAAGAGGACCGGATTTGATAATTGGCTGAAGAAATTCACAATCGGTAGGGCTTTAGACAAGGCTGGATATTCAGCAAGTGAGTTTTTCGCACTAGTTACATCATGGTTTTTATACGCATTCTTTATTTTGCTCGGGTTTGAATATATCTTCATTAACCTCAATTTAGGCTACTTTTCTAGCCTAATCCTGACAATCATGAAAGTATATCTTTGGGGGCTTGCTAAAGTAATTATAATCGTAATTCCAGGATTCATATTGGTTGATTCGTTTGTAGGGTATATATACAGTACTTCAGAGATAAGAGAAGAAGAAATCATTCTATCTCCCATTGCCGAATATTTGCGAATATTGCTGTATATTGTAATTGTAATATTTGCTCTGGACAGAAGCGGGATGGAAGTCCAGGTTCTAGAGAGTGCGATGTCCCCTATAATTTGGGGACTAACTGCCGTTATGATAATAGTATCTGTGAGCATAATAATTTCAAGAATGTTTAAAAGCAACAAATCATCTTAA
- a CDS encoding metal-dependent hydrolase yields the protein MTEINYYGHSAFEIQLVGLDNRVKTVLIDPWITNPLSKAKVEDFSNKKIDYIIVTHDHSDHLGNAYDICKITGAKMVGVYELAEEAEKNGISAIGGNVGGRLSIDDLDIVLVPAVHSSEKAVPVGVVVSGRDFTFYHAGDTGVFTDMSIISELYSPDLAFLPIGGHFTMGIKEAVKAVQLIKPKMVVPMHYNTFEEIKADPLAFKSLVESLTKTKVIVVNPGEKIIL from the coding sequence ATGACCGAAATAAATTATTACGGTCACAGCGCGTTTGAGATTCAATTAGTGGGGCTTGACAATAGAGTTAAGACGGTTCTAATTGACCCTTGGATAACAAATCCGCTATCAAAAGCTAAAGTTGAAGATTTTTCTAATAAAAAGATCGACTATATCATTGTCACTCACGATCACTCAGATCATTTGGGGAATGCTTATGATATATGCAAAATAACGGGCGCTAAGATGGTAGGAGTTTATGAATTAGCTGAAGAGGCTGAAAAAAATGGGATTTCTGCGATCGGTGGAAATGTAGGAGGGCGATTGAGCATAGACGATTTAGATATAGTGCTCGTTCCTGCAGTGCATTCAAGTGAAAAAGCTGTTCCTGTGGGAGTTGTCGTATCAGGAAGGGACTTCACTTTTTACCATGCAGGGGACACAGGTGTTTTCACTGATATGAGCATAATAAGCGAGCTGTATTCACCAGACCTCGCATTTCTTCCAATTGGGGGACACTTCACTATGGGAATAAAGGAAGCAGTAAAGGCAGTTCAGCTGATTAAGCCTAAAATGGTCGTGCCAATGCACTACAATACTTTCGAGGAGATTAAGGCTGATCCATTAGCCTTTAAGTCATTAGTCGAATCACTAACCAAGACAAAAGTTATAGTGGTAAATCCTGGCGAGAAAATAATTTTATAA
- a CDS encoding phosphate signaling complex PhoU family protein has translation MYRRRVQIVGGSTYILSLPKSWAEKVDLKEGEELFVEELSNQALLIYAPERREHFSKAEISFTCKESRNFIERTIIAQYLAGKKEIVLHASDVECKKTLSSIADSLKKKVLGLEILEETSNDIVLGAILDTTFSDITHVINSMMKTIIYMLEDLAIGLRKNDLKIIKDIYQRDDYIDRLYLYSIRYLVNIYNMPTQERINPSSSVHYALATKSLERIGDHVSAISKNLEVELVQSNINDKEKEGILNLINSIKDLESQILKLVLKFDGELLNEITEKAINLMNVESELRVSLLKYSVNLSYVAESLRRIIAYSIDLLESVLDINVLQT, from the coding sequence TTGTACAGGAGAAGAGTGCAAATTGTTGGAGGATCTACTTACATTCTCAGCCTTCCTAAAAGCTGGGCCGAAAAGGTCGATTTGAAGGAAGGTGAAGAGCTATTTGTTGAAGAACTCAGTAATCAGGCGCTTCTTATATACGCGCCAGAAAGAAGAGAGCATTTTTCAAAAGCAGAAATTTCTTTCACATGTAAGGAAAGCAGGAATTTTATAGAGAGGACAATTATTGCTCAATACTTAGCCGGAAAGAAAGAAATAGTCCTACATGCGAGCGATGTTGAATGCAAAAAAACGCTTTCAAGCATTGCCGATTCTCTGAAGAAAAAGGTACTTGGGCTAGAAATATTAGAAGAAACTTCAAACGACATCGTTTTGGGAGCTATACTTGACACAACATTTTCAGATATTACACATGTAATAAACAGCATGATGAAAACTATAATATACATGCTTGAAGATCTAGCTATTGGACTGCGCAAAAACGACTTAAAAATTATTAAGGATATATATCAAAGGGATGATTATATAGACAGGCTGTATCTATATTCTATAAGATACTTAGTTAACATTTACAATATGCCGACCCAAGAACGGATCAACCCAAGCTCTTCTGTTCATTACGCACTTGCCACAAAATCATTAGAAAGAATAGGAGACCATGTATCAGCAATATCAAAAAACTTGGAAGTAGAGCTTGTCCAGTCTAATATAAACGACAAAGAAAAGGAAGGAATACTGAATTTGATTAATTCTATAAAGGATTTAGAATCTCAAATTCTAAAGCTGGTTTTGAAGTTTGATGGTGAGCTACTAAATGAAATAACTGAAAAAGCAATAAACTTGATGAATGTAGAATCAGAGCTTAGAGTATCTCTTCTTAAATATTCAGTTAACCTCAGCTACGTTGCAGAAAGTCTGAGGAGAATAATTGCATATTCAATCGATTTATTAGAGAGTGTGTTGGACATTAATGTTCTGCAAACTTAA
- the cas4 gene encoding CRISPR-associated protein Cas4, producing the protein MTENVPFDQLNFSNIVIKKVYEEKLKEFNDRLSEIKNPNIIYVSDLVYCPLKRLFRMQYPEISFIFEPQAIQGELIHKGLQLYLKDLGYEIEKEISEKIYINSEEFVLKGRMDAYKEGEEVIEIKTAKSSLGIPHDHHILQLKIYLSMTNISKGTLIYVSPDRIAEFPIKKDNLDLSKLVFDYLSKKYAPRWDWECKNCIFSKLCPYRLE; encoded by the coding sequence ATGACTGAAAATGTTCCATTTGACCAGTTAAACTTTTCCAATATTGTAATCAAGAAAGTCTATGAGGAGAAACTGAAAGAGTTCAATGATAGACTATCAGAAATAAAAAATCCAAACATTATATATGTCTCAGATCTGGTTTACTGTCCATTGAAAAGGCTTTTCAGAATGCAATATCCTGAAATTTCTTTTATTTTTGAACCGCAGGCTATTCAGGGAGAGCTGATCCATAAGGGGTTACAACTCTATTTAAAGGACTTGGGTTATGAGATAGAAAAGGAAATTTCAGAGAAGATATATATAAACTCCGAAGAGTTTGTTCTAAAGGGAAGAATGGATGCTTATAAAGAAGGGGAGGAAGTGATTGAAATAAAAACAGCAAAAAGTAGCTTAGGGATACCTCATGATCATCATATTCTTCAACTAAAAATTTACCTCTCTATGACCAATATCAGCAAGGGCACTCTTATTTATGTCTCTCCCGATAGAATAGCAGAGTTTCCAATAAAAAAGGACAATTTGGATCTGAGTAAGCTGGTATTTGACTACTTATCTAAAAAATATGCCCCTAGATGGGATTGGGAGTGCAAGAACTGTATATTCAGCAAGCTCTGTCCGTACAGATTGGAATAA
- a CDS encoding tRNA (adenine-N1)-methyltransferase — protein MQELYIQQALSVQIGIKKSLRSGILLDEGMPVVLFFPDNTKKLVVLKRGKYTESKYGRIKHDDIIGKNLLGKFVKTNSGARILVQKPTIDEIIYSLFKRKSQVIYPKDAYAIISEAGLKRGDKVGEAGVGSGFLAAHILSIIGNEGEYYGYDLRDDMIETAINNLSLLGYDVSGKIRKKDVKEGIDESDLNAFFLDLPDPWNAVNAIYPSLAPDARIVIFVPTLNQVIKFLASIDDSSKFKINRIFETFSREYAVSKDALRPSPIQSSFTGYIISLVKISE, from the coding sequence GTGCAAGAACTGTATATTCAGCAAGCTCTGTCCGTACAGATTGGAATAAAAAAATCTTTGAGGTCGGGAATATTGCTAGATGAAGGAATGCCCGTAGTGCTCTTTTTTCCAGACAATACGAAGAAGCTTGTAGTCCTGAAAAGAGGAAAATATACTGAAAGCAAGTATGGAAGAATTAAGCATGACGATATAATAGGCAAAAACCTGTTAGGGAAATTTGTAAAAACTAATAGCGGTGCGAGAATTCTTGTTCAGAAGCCTACAATTGACGAAATAATATATTCTCTTTTCAAAAGGAAAAGTCAAGTCATCTATCCTAAAGACGCATATGCGATTATTTCTGAAGCAGGGTTAAAAAGAGGAGATAAAGTAGGCGAGGCTGGAGTAGGATCCGGGTTTCTTGCAGCCCATATACTAAGCATTATTGGAAATGAGGGAGAATATTACGGCTATGATTTGAGAGATGATATGATAGAAACAGCTATAAATAACCTCTCTCTTCTTGGGTACGATGTTAGTGGAAAGATCAGAAAGAAAGATGTAAAGGAAGGCATTGATGAGAGCGATCTTAACGCCTTCTTTTTAGACCTCCCCGATCCTTGGAATGCAGTTAATGCAATATATCCATCCTTAGCCCCAGACGCAAGAATTGTCATATTCGTACCAACCTTAAATCAAGTGATTAAATTCCTTGCCTCAATAGATGATTCCAGCAAATTTAAAATAAACAGAATATTCGAGACGTTTAGCAGAGAATATGCGGTTTCAAAAGATGCGCTCAGACCTAGCCCTATCCAATCATCATTCACGGGTTATATTATTTCATTGGTTAAAATATCGGAGTAA
- a CDS encoding V-type ATPase subunit, producing the protein MRELDYSYLTPKLYYWKSKLLNFNSYKSIIETNELEKIISILEQSGIKISGEKSEINVDMIATQIEKFTLSMIEEIIKIAPEETSSLVGSFYNWLNMSALLSVVKIYQNKKNISYAGFILSDETFSKLKKGIDSGSVTLNEDPNSIALLMKYFFGYEIVAELGKYKQLAEQSSCFSLYQILGTMFYAKKIKSAFSEIDTFNYMMVRELLGAYMDMKAVEEFINAHKMCNDKKSIEHIALEYNGFFINGKDISNSLISGSYESSFELLASKLNIKSEKDEKKDVSFNIKRKIRNLAEHQFGKYPFSPALSLGYVLLLLIQRDNLMSILIGKSSNISEEIILENLVL; encoded by the coding sequence ATGAGAGAGCTTGATTATTCATATTTGACGCCTAAGCTCTACTATTGGAAGTCCAAATTGTTAAATTTTAACAGCTACAAATCGATAATTGAGACAAACGAACTTGAGAAGATCATAAGCATTTTGGAGCAGTCTGGAATTAAAATAAGCGGAGAAAAATCGGAAATCAATGTCGATATGATTGCAACCCAGATCGAAAAATTTACTCTAAGTATGATAGAAGAAATTATAAAGATTGCTCCAGAAGAAACATCTTCATTAGTAGGAAGCTTTTATAATTGGCTTAACATGAGTGCATTGCTTTCTGTAGTGAAAATATACCAAAATAAAAAAAATATATCCTATGCGGGCTTCATACTTTCTGATGAAACATTTTCTAAGCTGAAAAAGGGAATAGATTCGGGTTCTGTAACATTAAATGAAGATCCAAACAGCATAGCTTTGCTTATGAAGTATTTTTTTGGGTATGAAATTGTCGCCGAGCTGGGTAAGTACAAACAGCTTGCCGAACAAAGCTCGTGTTTTTCTCTATATCAGATCCTAGGAACGATGTTTTATGCGAAAAAGATAAAGTCCGCTTTTAGCGAAATTGATACGTTCAACTATATGATGGTCAGGGAACTTTTAGGCGCATATATGGACATGAAAGCAGTTGAGGAATTTATCAACGCTCATAAAATGTGCAATGATAAAAAATCCATCGAGCATATCGCATTGGAATACAATGGCTTCTTTATAAATGGTAAAGATATATCAAATTCTCTAATTTCTGGGAGTTATGAAAGTTCATTTGAATTGCTAGCTTCAAAGCTGAATATAAAATCTGAAAAAGATGAGAAGAAAGACGTAAGTTTTAATATAAAGAGAAAAATCAGGAACTTGGCTGAACACCAGTTCGGAAAGTATCCGTTTTCACCGGCTCTCAGTCTTGGATACGTATTGCTCCTCTTAATTCAGAGGGACAATTTGATGTCCATACTTATTGGAAAAAGCAGCAACATAAGTGAAGAGATTATATTAGAAAATCTCGTTCTTTAA
- a CDS encoding lipoate--protein ligase family protein has protein sequence MGELRVLLEERPEDPYMNLSIEEALFISRCRDDGDDILRIWRNKNAVVIGVFQVPEEEVDLEYAKNNGIAITRRFTGGGAVYHDLGNINFAFSTKVPEGEKGGVDYLFNYLINGAIYALEKLGFSPKKENYNDIIIDGKKIIGIAGSIRRNCAFIHGAMLYNTNLSVLSSVLKVPLKKLAEKKVSSVKYRVTTISQIRNDIRERDVVNALIYGFMRVKDLKGFYLDFLSEKEFDLSLELYKNKYSTYEWNYERKRP, from the coding sequence TTGGGCGAATTGAGGGTATTACTAGAGGAAAGACCTGAGGATCCTTATATGAATTTATCAATTGAGGAAGCACTTTTTATAAGCAGGTGCAGAGATGATGGAGATGACATCTTAAGAATATGGAGAAATAAAAATGCTGTTGTAATAGGAGTTTTTCAGGTTCCAGAAGAAGAAGTAGATCTTGAATATGCGAAAAATAACGGAATAGCGATAACAAGAAGATTCACAGGGGGAGGAGCGGTGTACCACGATTTAGGTAATATTAACTTCGCTTTTTCAACAAAGGTGCCGGAGGGAGAAAAGGGGGGAGTTGACTACCTTTTTAATTATCTAATAAACGGTGCAATATATGCATTGGAAAAGCTGGGCTTCTCTCCTAAAAAAGAAAATTATAATGATATCATCATAGATGGGAAAAAAATTATTGGAATTGCAGGAAGCATAAGAAGAAACTGCGCATTTATTCACGGAGCTATGTTATACAATACAAATCTAAGCGTGCTTTCAAGCGTCCTTAAAGTTCCCCTAAAAAAGCTCGCAGAAAAGAAAGTTAGCTCCGTAAAATATAGGGTGACTACAATTTCTCAAATCAGGAATGATATAAGAGAGAGAGACGTAGTCAATGCTCTAATTTATGGATTTATGAGAGTAAAGGATTTGAAAGGATTCTACTTAGATTTTCTATCGGAAAAAGAGTTTGATTTATCACTTGAATTATATAAAAACAAATACTCTACTTATGAATGGAACTACGAGAGAAAAAGACCATAA
- a CDS encoding lipoate protein ligase C-terminal domain-containing protein → MRETYSEYKAKKGLLKSRVLLSDDDKIEKIEITGDFFIYPEEFLWILEERLKGTKFDENAVKEVVTKLIDELSAEFVGMTPDDLVRAIIGGE, encoded by the coding sequence ATGAGAGAAACATATAGTGAATACAAAGCGAAGAAAGGACTTTTGAAGAGCCGGGTATTACTCAGTGACGATGATAAGATTGAAAAAATCGAGATAACTGGGGACTTCTTCATTTATCCCGAGGAATTTTTATGGATATTGGAGGAAAGGCTTAAAGGAACAAAATTTGATGAAAATGCGGTAAAAGAAGTAGTAACTAAGCTGATTGATGAGCTCAGTGCTGAATTTGTTGGAATGACTCCAGATGATCTCGTAAGAGCTATAATTGGTGGTGAATGA
- a CDS encoding ArsA family ATPase: MSPTVLSFWGKGGVGKTTLTFSLSLELALRGKKTIYLTTDPTPPLPYWGSKDCDWREYKAKCGDNLELYLMSEKIVRELWIKKFGEEVYEVASSIFPVEREVIDYVAGAPGIADEFLMYFVQNLCRNESADYIVWDTTAAGGSIRLIRLEKEFYEHLGQASKMYLKIKGTLEKIRRGKKDPAELIDSWRKIAEEVLSFLSSSSHKAYIVSIPDYYGLQVTSSIYEELTMNKINVEKVILNMVFGEEVQKECKEIGNMAREQKKYIQEFFKKFEGKADICMVNYYFEELQKESHILEEIGKRIIESCIGGLQ, from the coding sequence ATGAGCCCAACTGTTTTAAGCTTTTGGGGAAAAGGGGGAGTTGGCAAGACTACATTAACTTTTTCCCTCTCTCTTGAGCTAGCTTTAAGAGGAAAAAAGACGATATATCTCACAACTGACCCTACTCCCCCGCTTCCTTACTGGGGTTCAAAAGATTGCGATTGGAGAGAGTATAAAGCAAAATGCGGGGACAATCTAGAGCTATATCTAATGAGCGAAAAAATTGTGAGAGAGCTTTGGATAAAGAAGTTTGGCGAAGAAGTTTATGAAGTTGCATCTTCTATCTTTCCTGTAGAAAGAGAAGTAATTGATTATGTTGCTGGTGCTCCAGGAATAGCTGATGAATTCTTGATGTACTTCGTTCAGAACTTATGCAGGAACGAGTCAGCAGATTACATAGTTTGGGATACTACAGCAGCTGGCGGGAGCATTAGGCTTATAAGGCTGGAGAAGGAATTTTACGAACATCTCGGTCAGGCCTCAAAGATGTACCTAAAAATTAAGGGTACATTGGAGAAAATTAGAAGAGGAAAGAAGGATCCTGCCGAGCTTATTGATAGCTGGAGAAAAATAGCTGAAGAAGTTTTGAGCTTTCTCTCTTCTTCAAGCCATAAAGCATATATAGTTTCTATTCCCGATTACTACGGCCTTCAGGTAACGAGTAGCATTTATGAGGAGCTCACTATGAACAAAATAAACGTTGAGAAAGTCATTTTAAATATGGTGTTCGGAGAAGAAGTTCAGAAGGAGTGCAAGGAAATTGGAAATATGGCAAGAGAGCAGAAAAAATATATTCAGGAGTTTTTTAAAAAATTTGAGGGAAAGGCTGACATATGCATGGTCAATTACTATTTTGAGGAGCTTCAAAAAGAAAGTCATATACTAGAAGAAATTGGAAAGAGAATTATTGAAAGTTGCATAGGTGGATTGCAATGA
- a CDS encoding thioredoxin domain-containing protein, which yields MSSNENDIRDLIDRLLTEIASKSSIDRKKFPVGPFSPNGIYYFDNGEWKLLRRDGLPFQPGENGDGIYVVYFDNTQCSACRRFDPEWYSFVEEYKDRGKFYIILCDWFARECDSKAASRTFFINEVRASPTTMIFLVKEGAIVKNERIEGSVKKEELASKFKSFISS from the coding sequence ATGAGCTCAAATGAGAATGATATTAGGGATTTGATAGACAGGCTTTTAACTGAAATAGCTTCAAAAAGTAGCATTGATAGAAAAAAGTTTCCGGTAGGTCCCTTCAGCCCCAACGGAATTTACTATTTTGACAATGGAGAATGGAAGCTTCTGAGAAGAGATGGACTGCCATTCCAGCCAGGGGAAAATGGCGATGGAATTTATGTAGTTTATTTTGACAATACTCAATGCTCAGCCTGCAGGAGGTTTGATCCTGAGTGGTATTCATTTGTTGAAGAATACAAAGATAGAGGAAAGTTTTATATAATATTGTGCGATTGGTTTGCTAGGGAGTGTGATTCAAAAGCGGCATCTAGGACATTCTTTATAAACGAGGTTAGAGCCTCTCCGACGACAATGATATTTCTAGTAAAGGAGGGAGCAATTGTAAAAAACGAAAGGATTGAAGGAAGCGTGAAGAAAGAAGAGCTTGCCTCAAAGTTCAAGAGCTTTATTTCTAGTTAA
- a CDS encoding ferredoxin family protein, with the protein MSTSQIKKEKKTLDEIMKEDKWEVDEKPHIVVDYEQCEKCQSKPCLYLCPAGCYTLSESGKIMFNHEGCLECGTCRVICPLKAIKWEYPEPGKGIHYRYG; encoded by the coding sequence ATGAGCACAAGTCAGATAAAAAAGGAGAAAAAAACGCTTGATGAGATAATGAAAGAAGATAAGTGGGAGGTAGACGAAAAGCCGCACATAGTTGTAGACTATGAACAATGCGAAAAGTGCCAGAGCAAGCCATGCCTGTATCTCTGCCCTGCAGGATGCTACACGTTATCGGAAAGCGGGAAAATAATGTTTAATCACGAAGGATGCCTAGAGTGTGGTACGTGCAGAGTAATATGCCCTCTCAAAGCAATAAAGTGGGAGTATCCTGAGCCGGGAAAAGGAATCCATTATAGATATGGATAA